In Streptomyces sp. NBC_00448, the following are encoded in one genomic region:
- a CDS encoding primary-amine oxidase, giving the protein MTTATPPPARGGPDGSAAGATGRADAYDAPALAGALASPRPDEITACTALLRREGLIGPDTHVSYFGLAEQDKRELLAGAIAPRRFRAMLIDLRTGLSHDVVACPGEDRIVSARVLDTATDGHVPVVLAEFPLVEEIVHRDERWLAAMRRRGLTDVTRLRVNPLSAGVPGAGEDGRRLQRCFTFVQKTPDDLGWAHPVDGVTVVVDVVTREVLDVLDVAQLPVPEEDGNYHDPRWVGQPPRAGLKPIEITQPEGPSFTIDENGVIDWLGWSLQVGFDQREGLVLHNIGIDDAGRRRPVLYRASLAEMVVPYGDPSPQRWFQNFFDCGEYLLGGFANSLELGCDCVGDITYLDAVLADSEGGVHVVPQAICIHEEDTGILWKHSDNWNGSTQSRRGRRLVISFFVTVGNYDYGFYWYFSLDGAIELEVKATGVVFTSGYPGPGYAYASELAPGLGAPYHQHLFSARLDMAVDGTGNAVDEVESAAVPRGPSNPTGTGFTQTVTRLRTESGAQRLADNTRNRSWVVTNPSVTNRLGNPVGYQLHPEGRPVLLADADSDIHRRATYATRHLWVTPYAPDERYPAGDLVNMHQGGGGLPAWTAADRSVDDTDIVLWHTFGLTHFPRPEDWPVMPVDSAGFALKPYGFFDRNPTLDIPAPTAAHCHAGGHHPPGEGDPGERHGPHHDHGTHHDDHEHDHDHDHGKAGA; this is encoded by the coding sequence GTGACCACAGCAACACCACCGCCCGCGCGCGGCGGCCCCGACGGCAGTGCCGCCGGCGCCACCGGCCGCGCCGACGCCTACGACGCGCCTGCCCTGGCCGGCGCCCTCGCCTCGCCGCGCCCCGACGAGATCACCGCCTGCACCGCGCTGCTCCGGCGCGAGGGCCTGATCGGCCCCGACACCCACGTGTCCTACTTCGGCCTCGCCGAGCAGGACAAGCGCGAGCTGCTCGCCGGCGCGATCGCCCCGCGCCGCTTCCGCGCCATGCTGATCGACCTGCGCACCGGCCTGTCGCACGACGTCGTCGCCTGCCCCGGCGAGGACCGGATCGTGTCGGCCCGCGTGCTGGACACCGCCACCGACGGCCATGTCCCGGTGGTGCTCGCCGAGTTCCCGCTGGTGGAGGAGATCGTGCACCGCGACGAGCGCTGGCTCGCGGCGATGCGCAGGCGCGGCCTGACCGACGTGACGCGACTGCGGGTCAACCCGCTGTCCGCGGGCGTGCCCGGCGCGGGCGAGGACGGCCGCCGCCTCCAGCGCTGCTTCACCTTCGTGCAGAAGACTCCGGACGACCTCGGCTGGGCGCACCCGGTCGACGGCGTCACCGTCGTCGTGGACGTGGTCACCCGCGAGGTCCTCGACGTGCTGGACGTCGCGCAGCTGCCGGTACCGGAGGAGGACGGCAACTACCACGACCCGCGGTGGGTCGGGCAGCCGCCGCGCGCCGGGCTGAAACCGATCGAGATCACCCAGCCCGAGGGCCCGAGCTTCACCATCGACGAGAACGGCGTCATCGACTGGCTCGGCTGGTCCCTCCAGGTCGGCTTCGACCAGCGCGAGGGCCTGGTGCTGCACAACATCGGCATCGACGACGCCGGCCGCCGCCGTCCCGTGCTCTACCGCGCCTCCCTGGCCGAGATGGTCGTCCCCTACGGCGACCCGAGCCCGCAGCGCTGGTTCCAGAACTTCTTCGACTGCGGCGAGTACCTGCTCGGCGGGTTCGCCAACTCCCTGGAACTGGGCTGCGACTGCGTCGGCGACATCACCTACCTCGACGCGGTGCTCGCCGACAGCGAGGGCGGCGTCCACGTCGTCCCGCAGGCGATCTGCATCCACGAGGAGGACACCGGCATCCTGTGGAAGCACTCCGACAACTGGAACGGCTCCACCCAGTCCCGCCGGGGCAGGCGCCTGGTGATCTCCTTCTTCGTCACCGTCGGCAACTACGACTACGGCTTCTACTGGTACTTCTCGCTCGACGGCGCCATCGAGCTGGAGGTCAAGGCGACCGGTGTCGTCTTCACCTCCGGCTACCCCGGCCCCGGCTACGCCTACGCCTCCGAACTCGCCCCCGGCCTCGGCGCGCCGTACCACCAGCACCTGTTCAGCGCCCGGCTGGACATGGCGGTGGACGGCACCGGCAACGCCGTGGACGAGGTGGAGTCCGCCGCGGTGCCGCGCGGGCCGAGCAACCCGACCGGCACCGGCTTCACCCAGACCGTCACCCGGCTGCGCACCGAGTCCGGCGCGCAGCGCCTGGCCGACAACACCCGCAACCGGTCCTGGGTGGTCACCAACCCCTCGGTCACCAACCGGCTGGGCAACCCGGTGGGCTACCAACTCCACCCGGAGGGACGGCCGGTGCTGCTCGCCGACGCCGACTCCGACATCCACCGGCGGGCCACGTACGCCACCCGGCACCTGTGGGTGACGCCGTACGCGCCGGACGAGCGGTACCCGGCGGGCGACCTGGTCAACATGCACCAGGGCGGTGGCGGGCTGCCCGCATGGACCGCCGCCGACCGGTCGGTGGACGACACCGACATCGTGCTGTGGCACACCTTCGGCCTGACCCACTTCCCGCGGCCCGAGGACTGGCCGGTGATGCCGGTCGACTCCGCCGGGTTCGCGCTCAAGCCGTACGGCTTCTTCGACCGCAACCCGACGCTGGACATCCCGGCCCCCACCGCCGCGCACTGCCACGCCGGCGGCCACCACCCGCCCGGGGAAGGCGATCCGGGCGAGCGGCACGGCCCGCACCACGACCACGGAACCCACCACGACGACCACGAGCACGACCATGACCACGACCACGGAAAGGCCGGCGCATGA
- a CDS encoding GntR family transcriptional regulator: MPAVPAALTGGYPEPLWMQAKEALENRIAVGEVKPGSRLPPERELCRMLGISRVTLRKALTALVEEGVLRAAQGRGWYVSAAERKEWPNTLESFSETARRMGLLATSEVLRRETGPASFDEAEAFQIAPGTPLYRLERVRMLDGVPIAVDHSLVPTDVAAGFDAVDFTVRSLYDTIADAGFELAQADTTIEARPADAALAGHLAIAAGTPVLDMRQIVRDRAQRPLLSSSIRYAGDRYRLRTSFMRNAGQ, from the coding sequence GTGCCCGCGGTGCCGGCCGCGCTGACCGGCGGCTACCCGGAGCCGCTGTGGATGCAGGCGAAGGAGGCGCTGGAGAACCGGATCGCCGTCGGCGAGGTCAAGCCCGGCTCCCGGCTGCCCCCGGAGCGCGAGTTGTGCCGGATGCTCGGCATCTCGCGGGTCACCCTGCGCAAGGCGCTCACCGCGCTGGTGGAGGAGGGAGTGCTGCGCGCCGCGCAGGGCCGCGGCTGGTACGTCTCCGCGGCGGAGCGCAAGGAGTGGCCCAACACCCTGGAGTCGTTCTCCGAGACCGCCCGCCGGATGGGCCTGCTGGCCACCTCGGAGGTGCTGCGCCGCGAGACCGGGCCGGCCAGCTTCGACGAGGCGGAGGCGTTCCAGATCGCCCCCGGCACCCCGCTGTACCGGCTGGAGCGGGTCCGCATGCTCGACGGCGTGCCCATCGCGGTCGACCACTCGCTGGTCCCCACCGACGTCGCCGCGGGCTTCGACGCGGTCGACTTCACCGTCCGCTCGCTCTACGACACGATCGCCGACGCGGGCTTCGAGCTCGCCCAGGCCGACACCACCATCGAGGCCCGGCCCGCCGACGCCGCGCTCGCCGGCCACCTCGCCATCGCGGCGGGCACCCCCGTCCTCGACATGCGGCAGATCGTCCGCGACCGCGCCCAGCGGCCGCTGCTGTCCTCGTCGATCCGCTACGCCGGCGACCGCTACCGCCTGCGCACCTCCTTCATGCGGAACGCCGGCCAATGA